One genomic segment of Actinoplanes ianthinogenes includes these proteins:
- a CDS encoding TM0106 family RecB-like putative nuclease, which produces MINGRPVLLGGYAAKSCPRAVHNRYDRTVPRPGTTVAPELQQLFDTGTAFEDELLGAWAALGLPGYVDLRDLDGDKRAHIGATIGAMRARATVIVGGRLPDDEPGHRTGKPDLLVRAAGGGYHPADIKAHQVLTKGTDALVSTLDAPALAAAARRADARAKAHEDDLLQLAHYWRMLQACGHQADAPWAAVIGTDGPHLVWYDLSLPRFLTFSRSRGKAERSALDRYDHEHAFRVRVAEVAARREGLPTDPEPLVVPIGHAECETCPWAPVCVEQLPPTDLSRELRGTLSVREYLALRDTGVRTVESLADSEPAALLAGPYGSEVHHLRQHRHRLRKATVAAQLARDGLVLRIKDGPLPPVPRADVEIDIDAEWGVDDRVYLWGLLITSDGVSRYESFFDPVLPDEAYPARRCLDRLDALAAAAEAAGRSLLVFHYTPPERTRALTFPPPPRGAAHPDRWVDVYPLVRATVESRAGLGLKTVAVHGAGFRWRDEDPGGLQSQEWHRRAREGDRAAAQRILQYNEDDVRATLTVRNWLTTVR; this is translated from the coding sequence ATGATCAACGGTCGGCCGGTGCTGCTGGGTGGTTACGCGGCCAAGTCCTGCCCGCGCGCCGTGCACAACCGGTACGACCGCACCGTGCCCCGGCCCGGGACGACCGTCGCGCCGGAGCTCCAGCAGCTGTTCGACACCGGCACCGCGTTCGAGGACGAGCTGCTCGGCGCGTGGGCCGCGCTCGGCCTGCCCGGTTACGTCGACCTGCGCGACCTGGACGGCGACAAGCGCGCCCACATCGGCGCGACGATCGGCGCCATGCGGGCGCGGGCCACCGTGATCGTCGGCGGCCGTCTCCCGGACGACGAGCCCGGCCACCGCACCGGCAAGCCCGACCTGCTGGTGCGCGCCGCGGGCGGTGGATACCACCCGGCCGACATCAAGGCGCACCAGGTGCTCACCAAGGGCACGGACGCCCTGGTCAGCACGCTCGACGCACCCGCGCTGGCAGCGGCGGCACGCCGCGCGGACGCCCGCGCCAAGGCGCACGAGGACGACCTGCTCCAGCTCGCGCACTACTGGCGCATGCTCCAGGCCTGCGGCCACCAGGCCGACGCCCCGTGGGCCGCGGTCATCGGCACCGACGGCCCGCACCTGGTCTGGTACGACCTGAGCCTCCCGCGATTCCTCACCTTCTCCCGCAGCCGGGGCAAGGCCGAGCGCAGCGCCCTCGACCGCTACGACCACGAGCACGCCTTCCGCGTCCGGGTCGCCGAGGTGGCCGCCCGTCGCGAGGGCCTGCCCACCGACCCGGAGCCACTGGTCGTCCCGATCGGCCACGCCGAGTGCGAGACCTGCCCCTGGGCGCCGGTGTGCGTGGAGCAGTTGCCACCCACCGACCTGAGCCGGGAACTGCGTGGCACCCTGAGCGTCCGGGAGTACCTGGCGCTGCGCGACACCGGTGTGCGTACCGTCGAAAGCCTGGCCGACAGCGAACCCGCCGCCCTGCTCGCCGGCCCCTACGGCAGCGAGGTCCACCATCTGCGGCAGCACCGGCATCGCCTGCGCAAGGCGACGGTCGCCGCGCAGCTCGCCCGGGACGGCCTGGTCCTGCGGATCAAGGACGGTCCGCTGCCCCCGGTCCCGCGCGCCGACGTGGAGATCGACATCGACGCCGAGTGGGGCGTCGACGACCGGGTCTACCTGTGGGGCCTGCTGATCACGTCGGACGGCGTCAGCCGCTACGAGTCGTTCTTCGACCCGGTGCTGCCGGACGAGGCCTACCCGGCCCGCCGGTGCCTGGACCGCCTCGACGCGCTCGCCGCGGCGGCCGAGGCCGCGGGCCGCAGCCTGCTGGTCTTCCACTACACGCCGCCGGAGCGGACCCGGGCGCTCACGTTTCCCCCGCCGCCGCGCGGCGCCGCCCACCCGGATCGCTGGGTGGACGTGTATCCCTTGGTCCGCGCGACGGTCGAGTCCCGCGCCGGGCTGGGCCTGAAGACGGTCGCGGTGCACGGCGCGGGCTTCCGCTGGCGCGACGAGGATCCCGGCGGGTTGCAGTCGCAGGAGTGGCATCGCCGGGCCCGCGAGGGTGACCGCGCCGCCGCCCAGCGAATCCTCCAATACAACGAGGACGACGTCCGCGCCACGCTCACTGTGCGTAATTGGTTGACAACGGTGCGCTAA
- a CDS encoding AEC family transporter, producing the protein MVAALSGFLLIGVIVAAGWGLRRWSDLPPNAETVLARVVWLVLNPCLLFTGVAAADLTALFSEPLLISAAAALLCFALHPVVSRKTDKGTRIVGSLASGYVNANYIGIPVATYILGDPALVVPIIMVQLLIITPIALTLLELAATGRAVLRDTLIAPVKNPMIIAVLLGATVSLTGLHLPRLILDPLITIGHAAVPLVLIAFGMSLSGRRVLAPGPDRAATVAAVVLKTAAMPLLAFLLATAFRLEPQETYAVTVLACLPTAQNVYLYGQRFTAGLVVARDTIFLTTLACAPVVLLATLLFTLR; encoded by the coding sequence ATGGTCGCCGCGCTCTCCGGATTCCTGCTGATCGGGGTGATCGTGGCGGCCGGCTGGGGGCTGCGCCGCTGGAGTGACCTGCCGCCGAACGCCGAGACGGTGCTGGCCCGGGTGGTCTGGCTGGTGCTCAACCCGTGCCTGCTGTTCACCGGGGTGGCCGCCGCGGACCTGACCGCCCTGTTCAGCGAGCCGCTGCTTATCTCGGCCGCCGCCGCGTTGCTCTGCTTCGCCCTGCACCCCGTCGTCAGCAGGAAAACTGACAAGGGCACTCGGATAGTCGGCTCGCTGGCCTCCGGCTACGTCAACGCGAACTACATCGGGATCCCCGTCGCCACCTACATCCTCGGCGACCCCGCCCTGGTGGTCCCGATCATCATGGTCCAGCTTCTGATCATCACCCCGATCGCGCTGACCCTCCTGGAACTCGCCGCAACGGGACGCGCCGTACTCCGCGACACCCTGATCGCCCCGGTCAAGAACCCGATGATCATCGCGGTCCTGCTCGGCGCGACCGTCTCCCTGACCGGCCTCCACCTACCCCGCCTGATCCTCGATCCCCTGATCACCATCGGCCACGCCGCCGTGCCCCTGGTCCTGATCGCCTTCGGCATGTCGCTCTCCGGCCGCCGCGTCCTGGCGCCCGGCCCGGACCGTGCCGCGACCGTCGCCGCGGTCGTGCTCAAGACCGCCGCCATGCCGCTGCTGGCCTTCCTGCTCGCGACCGCTTTCCGTCTGGAGCCGCAGGAGACGTACGCCGTGACCGTTCTTGCCTGCCTGCCCACCGCGCAGAACGTCTACCTGTACGGCCAGCGCTTCACCGCGGGCCTGGTCGTGGCCCGGGACACCATCTTCCTCACCACGCTGGCCTGTGCCCCGGTCGTCCTATTGGCGACACTGTTGTTCACCCTTCGGTGA
- a CDS encoding DUF6461 domain-containing protein, producing the protein MGDEAAEYYDRMLVDAEWGEAFCLTFVRGLDDAALITAFGGDPSAMLPQADLAQVLDGFPYGEEPATLVVAELGDWRIGIEVNGCQGNRSEVLRRAAAAGDGIAFNVYRNVNGRSEFSYVRDDRTQVVIDHIRPERRTGENPKLLDELLEGLPFGYEDDLIPEAAGLALAERLTGVRLPFDLMERDLPGAVLTLVPDDLVPEGGRGLAALDHPFVQRMLAAPILENVPAMAAFRARLIAEDAGLIDEPVVRDVLAALDAGRPLGPDLRTRLRELHERVDDDLRAMHAVQDIAAAAVPSGDPRERFGTTYAIRDSDRSLQAVVLRRCALRALHHLPAAPPVRAALATAGSGHGAPTRPGGLGLGSTAAYGVLAKEFASWDAEKQRAAARWLARRAFEVAGLDGLDWARPALEALDRGEPLPFPDRRAVFRLISAAALVTATTGLPLDQLGDRLTEAQRAELRERIDRAPMAVITIFNTVNPDPAKALTDTFTTALETFDGRDEDLVTELRVRFGTAA; encoded by the coding sequence GTGGGGGACGAGGCGGCGGAGTACTACGACCGGATGCTGGTGGACGCGGAGTGGGGCGAGGCGTTCTGTCTCACCTTCGTCCGGGGCCTCGACGACGCAGCGCTGATCACCGCCTTCGGCGGCGACCCGTCCGCGATGCTGCCGCAGGCGGATCTGGCGCAGGTCCTGGACGGATTTCCGTACGGCGAGGAGCCGGCCACCCTGGTCGTCGCGGAACTGGGCGACTGGCGGATCGGCATCGAGGTCAACGGCTGCCAGGGGAATCGCTCCGAGGTGCTGCGCCGGGCGGCCGCGGCCGGTGACGGGATCGCGTTCAACGTGTATCGCAACGTCAACGGGCGCTCCGAGTTCAGCTACGTCCGCGACGACCGCACCCAGGTGGTGATCGACCACATCCGGCCGGAGCGGCGTACCGGCGAGAATCCGAAGCTGCTCGACGAGCTGCTGGAGGGGCTGCCGTTCGGCTACGAGGACGACCTGATCCCGGAGGCGGCCGGGCTCGCCCTGGCCGAACGGCTCACCGGGGTCCGGCTGCCGTTCGACCTGATGGAGCGCGACCTGCCCGGGGCGGTGCTGACCCTGGTCCCGGACGATCTCGTGCCGGAGGGCGGGCGGGGACTGGCCGCTCTCGATCACCCCTTCGTGCAGCGGATGCTGGCCGCGCCGATCCTGGAGAACGTTCCGGCGATGGCCGCCTTCCGGGCCCGGCTGATCGCCGAGGACGCCGGGCTGATCGACGAGCCGGTGGTGCGCGACGTGCTGGCGGCGCTGGACGCCGGGCGGCCGCTCGGGCCGGACCTGCGGACGCGGCTGCGGGAGCTGCACGAACGCGTCGACGACGATCTGCGGGCGATGCACGCGGTGCAGGACATCGCGGCGGCCGCGGTGCCCTCCGGGGATCCGCGGGAGCGGTTCGGCACGACGTACGCGATCCGGGACAGCGACCGGAGTCTCCAGGCGGTGGTCCTGCGGCGCTGCGCGCTGCGCGCGCTGCACCACTTGCCGGCCGCGCCGCCGGTCCGGGCGGCGCTCGCGACGGCCGGTTCCGGTCACGGTGCGCCGACGCGTCCGGGCGGTCTCGGGCTGGGTTCGACCGCGGCGTACGGGGTGCTGGCCAAGGAGTTCGCGTCGTGGGACGCGGAGAAGCAGCGGGCGGCGGCCCGGTGGCTGGCGCGGCGGGCGTTCGAGGTCGCCGGGCTGGACGGGCTGGACTGGGCGCGCCCGGCGCTGGAGGCGCTGGACCGCGGGGAGCCGTTGCCGTTCCCGGACCGGCGGGCGGTGTTCCGGCTGATCTCGGCGGCGGCACTGGTGACGGCGACGACCGGGTTGCCGCTGGACCAGCTCGGGGACCGGCTGACCGAGGCGCAGCGGGCGGAGTTGCGGGAGCGGATCGATCGCGCGCCGATGGCGGTGATCACCATCTTCAACACGGTGAACCCGGATCCGGCGAAGGCTCTGACCGACACGTTCACCACCGCGCTGGAGACCTTCGACGGGCGCGACGAGGACCTGGTGACCGAGCTGCGGGTCCGGTTCGGCACGGCCGCCTGA